A stretch of DNA from Phocoena sinus isolate mPhoSin1 chromosome 5, mPhoSin1.pri, whole genome shotgun sequence:
TCCTAGGGATTCATAGACCCTTGTTTTACTCAATGGATTGTAATCctttatgttaatatttattcTCATGTTCATGTTGTTCTGTATTTGGCCAGTAGAACCCCTGCCAGCTGGTCCTGTGTCCATTTGACCTGTCCCTGTCATTCTTTAAGATCATCACAATCAGAGGTAGCCCTTTCCGGCTGAGTTGAGCCTTTTTCTATATTCCTTGACTTCCTGATGGATACTCAGTCAATTTCTCTGTCTGGCTGCAAAACTCCTGCCTCCCCCCAGTCTCCCCGTTTCTCCCCACCTTCATCACTAACTCCCTTGTGAAACCAGATTTTCTCGCAAGGGGACTTGACTAGTAACTAATGGGGCTTTAGCGTGCCCGTCTTCAAACACAGGACTGTGTAATTTCAACACGGAACACAGGACAAGAGTCAACCTCCAACACAGGAGTCCAGGAGCAGGCAGGCGCCAGCAGTGGTTGGACACACCATCCTAACGGTGTTTGCTTTTCTCCCGTGCAAACCAGATGACGGTTGCGAAGGCTTTGCCTTTTGCTTCTCTGTTGCTCTTTTCCACTCCAAAGAGAGAGCAAATTCTGATTCTGCTCCATAATAAAGGGCCCCAGACAACTGAGTTCTCACCTTTAAGCCAGATGTTGTCAAAGTgaggggggagagaaagagacagactgCCCGTTTTGAATTCGGTTTTACTTCAGAAAAGCATATACTTTTTTCCCCATGTCCGTGTGCCACGCTGGACCTGGAGTATTTCCTTTTTGCACCTGGAGATGGGAGACCTCCTCGCTAAAAGCAAGATGTGGTGTGGCAGGGACacatgaaaagagaaacagatcagGTTTGATGTTAGGAATCATCATAGAAACAAGAATCACTGTAGACACAGGCGGGCAGGGGTTGGGTGTAAATGCATTAGTCTCCACCCTTTTCGTCAGCGGTCACTCAACCTTGGACGTTGGAACCTATCTCACTGAGAGAAGGAATGTCGCTGGAGAAGGAAAACACAgggtggtgagagagggcagGACCTCTAACCAGAAAGAGGCTGCCTCCactgggctggggagagagaggcgcAGAGCGTGGCCCTGGGTACGGGACCAGGTCTGTAGGAACCCCAGGGGGTGCACCCTAAAGGGAggcagcggggggtgggggggactgtAAACCTGACTTGAAAGGGGAGAGTCATCAAAACACCTTTTATAACTACATGGCTTTGAAGAAAAATACAGATCCTGTGGTTTTCCAGGGAAAGGGGTGGGTGGTGAAAGCCACAGATGACATGTCGGTTCTCCTAGAAACAGGGAAGCAGAGGCTCTGGAGTTGGGCTCTTAAATCTCAGCAGTAATCTCACTTCCGGGCACGTTGCTTGTGTGGCCACAGCGCCAGCAACAGAGGGTGGGGACAGCCAGCCAGCCTGGCGAGGGTGACTCAGGGTCAGGATGACCTTGGTCAGCCTCAGAGATGCTGGGAAAGCCAGGTGTCGCTCAAGACAAGCCtctttcgttctttcttctttccagaagaaaacattccCTACCTACGACTCTGGAACCCACCTGCCTGACATTTTTCAGTAATTCACATCTCACGATTGCTTCAATTACATTATTAAGACCTGTAGTCTGCCCCTCTCTCAAACACTCCaaagccctttttttcttttctttgactttttttcttgcctCCTATCctcctgactttttaaaaacagattccaAGATAAACAAAGGTACTGCAAGCATGGAAACGCCAGATTTTGAGGGCGCaagtggagaggggaggggctgatGGTGGGGAGGAAGCACACAGGGGGTTCTTGAACCTGTTATCCAGctgatatataaattatttgcagCAAATGGACATAAGTGGGGAGCAGAGGCTGGAAACAAAATCCTGGGCTTGGAAAATGGGGTAATTTCATTGAGACTGcattgaaaaaggaaaaggttGTACACATATTGCTGGCTAAGCCACCAGTGATTTCTCTCTCTGTGGAATTCTTGTTGCACTTGGGGTGTGCGTCTTTCAGTTGGTGCCACAGTTGATAGAAATATACCATTTGGCCCTTATTCTGGAAACAAGTATTACTTGGTATTGGTAATGCTcttgtttgtatgtgtatgtacgtCATGACAACTAGATTCTTTCTTAGGTGCAAAGCTtccgtctttttttttaaacatgctgTATCTAGACAAAGCTGAGTAATAAGTATATGCTTATTATGAATATTAACTCATATAATCTCCAACAATGCTATGTGGTAGATGCGTCactatccccatttacagatgaaatagcTGAGGCCCAAAGTTACACGGCAGAGCTGGGACCTGAACCAAATAATCCAGgcaatctccccatctcaaatcCGTAagcacatctgcaaagactttcTTTCTTGATCACACGAGGTAACAGTCACAagttccagagattaggatgtGGATGTTGGATatctttgtgtgtgggggggtgggggggtgtaaACCTAGTTTCCTCTAACCAGCCAACTAGTCTATACTTCTTAAAAGACACCAGTAATTTTCTCTGTGGTTAAAGGTTTATGAAGTAGCATCCTGGGAAATTCATGCATGattgaaaggaaggagagagaacagaGGAAGCAGTGACACAGCTGACGATGAGCgatccctctctctccctagcATATGCATCTCATGGAGACAAAGGGACTAGGGCTTTAGATTCTGTCACTGGCTTGTCTTCTTAAAGGTTGTAGCTGTTAGAGATGGAAGATGACTTAAAGTTTCTTCCATACTAATTTTTAGGATTTTCAGAAAAGACCAGAACAGTGTGGTCAGTTTTACATGAAGAGAAGGTTTTATTCAGAGGGCAATCATGAGGGAAAAATGCAACTTGGGAGAGGCCAGGGGACAGAGGGCGGGTGGgaaatgaaagaagcaaagaTATGAGTCCATCTGCCACCAGCAAGCCCGAAGGGGCGTGTCCTTGAACTGCCAGAGAGTGGAGCCATGGATCGTAGCCGGGATGGGACTCGTGGtgggaaaagcaaaacagaagcaGTTTAGTCCAAGTAAAGCTTGTGATGATCCCTCCAGCTCTAATCTCCTCAGGTCTGTAACATGGAACGTAGAGATCAGCTGCCGTATCCTGACATCTTTGAATGCTGAGTAGCTAATCCCCTGGCGCGGAAACCTCTCCACTCTCTTACACCAtctgctgctgcacgtgggctgcACCCCGGTTAAGTCCATGTCCCCTGTGGAAGGCAATGGAAGAGAAAACGCACAGGTCCTTTTCAGTCCCACCTTTCTCTCCCTAACATTCATCAACCTgttttttcctcatttgcaaagtgGAGATGGCATAACTCCCAGGGCTGGGGAAAGGTCTGGCACAAGAGACAagtgtaaataaatgtttgagaaCTCTGAATCGGTGATTTTAGATACGTGAAGGTATTCCGGGTAACCAGTGCCCTCCCTGAATCGCGTTATCCTTTTGCCAAAAATTGTAACTCTACTAACTTTGAGTGTatctaggaaagaaaaagcaaacttaATTCCTATTAAAATGTCATTCAGCCTCCCCGGCCCAGTCCAGGCCGAGAGCGCCCGCCTGCTGCTTCCGCTCTCCGCGCAAGCGCCCGAAGCTCCGCGGAGAGCGGCGGGGTCGCCGGCGGGGCCGGGAAGGGAGCGGGCGCCGCTGGCCGGGAAGGTGCTGGAGGCTGCGGTCCGCATGTTGAAGGTGCAGCCTCCCCGCGTTATCTTAAGCAGCTCCCAGTCCCCGAGAGCATTACCGGGATCGCCCGGCTCACAGTTTCAGAATGGCTTTGGTTATTGCCTTTCCTCGGTGTACTTGCACTACCTTGCGGCTCGTCCATTCCTCCCGAAGAAAAAGCAGCAGAAGGATAACTTGATTAATcttaaaatacaaaaggaaaatccCAAAGTGGTGAATGAAATAGCCATTGAAGGTTTGTGTCTTACTGAAGCAGCTAATTGTAGGTGTTGGCGTTCTAAGACGTTTCCTGCCTGTGATGGTTCACACGATAAGCATAACAAATTGACTGGAGATAATGTGGGTCCACTAATACTGAAGAAGTATAATAGTAATGAATTAGGATGGAATTCAATTCTGTGCTATAAAATCTTATAACAgtatttttccatcctttgttTATAGAAGATCTTTCAAATGGTAGTCTTAAGTATTGCTACCGGTTGAATAATTATTTCTGCCAATTTATTTTACACTACTCTTTATATTTGACACTTTGTATATTCAGTCATTTATATAGAATTAAATCGTGCAACCCTTTCACTCTGATTTCAAAGAATTAATGTATCTTCCTACAATAAAAcgaacactttatttttaaaataaaataaaataaaatgtccttcactctgttctctcctttttatgcctttttttccAGATGATAACAAAAAATAATCCAGATGGGGTGCAGGTGCTGTAAAATGCTACAAAGGTAACATTGAACAAAATGTCCCATCCGAATGGAGGAATTTGTGATTACCACGCAAGCACTTTAAACACCCTGCATGGGTTCAATGCATTCACCCAGCTTGGGGCATGACCACCATTGCCAGGAAATTAAGAGCTGGAACCACtttaatgtcatttaaaagaACACGAGGCCtggagttttaaatattttttgcacaATGCTCAGAGTGTGTTGGGAACGCTGTCTTTCTCTGAGGCTGAATTTGGTTTGAGTTGAATTTACATTTCTCCAGAGAGCTTCAATGCAAAGAAAAGTTTGAGTTTTTGAAGATGCCTGAAATGGCATCACTGAAAACACCCCAGTCACATATGTGCTTTTAATTTTGTCCAGAttctatttcataaaaatttGGGCGACATGAATATAATTCTGtataaaataaaggggaaaaattaaCCGATGATTTTGCTTCCTTAACAAAACTATCTTTATTATGTTAGTTCTGTTccgtatctatatctatctatatatagatctatatatagatagatataggtatacacacacacacacacacacacacacacacctacatacatatataagttTTATTCCACTATAATTATAATCTGATGTTAGGCTCTattcaaaagaatatttattgtaaGTATCTTTCATGCTAGTCCAGACTTCATATTTTAATTACTACATAACATTCCATTGAGGGGTTGAACCATCAGTTCTTAACCAGTTATTTTCCTGTTGTtggatatatgttttatttatttacattttttgtttgtttttcaatttcatGACCCACTTTGTTCTGTAACTTCTTCCTGCCCTTTTTTGAATCCCTTCTTAAGATCTATTTCCAGTTGGTAGAACATTTTTATACcaactatatatatttaatgaggCACACATATAGACTTAAAAGAGTAATCATGGAAATTTACAGGAATCGTAGAAAACAGCAGAGCCTGTAGTAGatatattaataatgaaagtTAGTTATTAATAAAGTTAATACTTAACCCGACTTGTCTCCCTTCTTCTCACCTCAGCTATCTCTTGGATCCAGTTCAAGTGCCCTCCCCTGGTTATGTCAACGAAGTAAACAGCTGCAAGTTAGATGAAGACGATGGCGTTAAGTTAAAAGGCAAACAGAGCCGCGAAGTGCTGGTACACAAGGATGACCCTCCGAGCGAGAGCTCCAAGAGGACCACGAGCAGGAACAAAACGGCTGCTCTGCAGGAGCCCTGCGGGCCGCCCCAGGGACCGCTTCTCCCGGGGGACACGGCCGGGGGACCCTGCGCTGAGAAGACTGGCGGGGCCGTCAATGGCCTCGGCCCCGCTGCTGCCCTGCAGCTCGCTGGCGATCCCGGGTGCCCCCAGGGGGACAGGGGCTCCTGGGCCAGTGCCACAAACAAGGGTTACACGACTCGGCCCTTCCTTGGAGGAGGAAGTGCCAGGCAACCGGACTGCGTGCTGCTGGCTTCAGGAGAGACCCGTGTCATCGGAAACGGCGACTCCAGCGCGTCTGGCGCGGCAGGGCATCCCGCCTGGGAAATCCCAGACCACGTCCTCCAGATACCCGCCCCCGATTACCCTCAGCTGTGGGGCTCAGCCGACGACGACGCAGATCACGTTGATCGCGAAGAAAAGGACTGCCTTTTCAAGAGCCACACAGAGGAGGAGCCCGGGCAGGGCGCTCCCCCCGGGGCGGGGGAGCGTGGTTTGAATATGCCCTTCTCGGTGAAGAGAAGCCGGGATTCGTTAAACAAGGCCGTGGCAACTGAAGTTCTAAGTGTATACCTTAAAGAAGAGGATCCTGCACAGGACGTACCTGTGGTCGATTCGAGAAACGGGTGGGAGGAGACCCAGGGCTCCCCTGGAGATGCGAGTGGGGAGACGGTGGATGAGGACGCAGAGGTGGCCGAAGCCCTGGCCGCTTTAGAGGCAGCTACTGCGGGAGAAGATGTGGACGAGGCAGAGTAGGGGAGCGGCTTTGCGCCGGCAAGGAAGCCAGCGTTGTGCTGGGCGTATGGGGCTGGGTTTGCTCCTTAGACACAGAGCTGATGACCGCAGCGCAGATGGGTGCAGCCTTACCGGTGGTTGACACCCAGCAGCTGTTCTGATGGCTGTGAGCGCCTGGGCCACACCGCTTGTTAAACATGGAGAGTACCACAGTCTAGATGGGCTAAAACTCGAGACACGAGAATAAAAGTCAGAGTGGGCCACAGTGCTCGTGTCCACAGCGCATGCAGACATTAAACAGCCTGCTTGGCACCCTGCACGACTCCCCCAGAACATCTGGTGCAGATGTCCCTGAGGATGCGCTGACGTCCCAGCGCTTAATCCCAAGCGCACAGATTCACAGAACGTTCTGTTTGACTCTAAATTCTCTATCTTGCTTTTGAGAGCCAAACGTTATACCCAACCCGAGAAAGGTAACTACCCCCACTTAAAGTGCCTAATGTATGGTTTACCTTCAGGGACAATCACCCAGGGAACTAATAACTAACCACTTGTTGGACCGGGGGTGAAGCTCAGCAGCTTTCAGGGTGGAGCACGAGCCGCCCGTAAACACATGGTTAGTCATTAGCTGTGATATCAGGACACCTTGaccttaatttttttacattattactttttaatctcCTGTGGGATTGGGGAGTCTggtcaaaataattatttaaactgCTTGTGTCAAATTCAGGTTTTCATGAGATTTGGAACAGCAAAGAGATAGATGGAGTGTTTTGTGCCATGTTAATGTCTGATTGTGATTAAAATATAGCAacatatgtgtctgtgtgtcttaaCTCAAGAGTGCTTCTAATTTTCCCAGACTGAGCATTAGTGACCCTTGATGTTTCTTCCCATTTAAACAGCTAGACTATTAAATTACAGATGAGGAGGAGACTAGGTTGGTCTGCCAAGAATGGCTTTGACTCTCTGTCCCTGTAGTTCAAACTCTTGGCACCATGATTACCCGTGCAGATCTGACCTTTAGGATGAATAGCCCTCTCTGGGTTTCAGCCTTCTAATTTATAAACAAGGACAGCCATTTAGACATGGCTTGATGGGGAATTTAGAGGATGGTCAAGTGTATTTAGAAAAATACCAACTTGGAGGATGCTTTATTATGGTGTTTCATAACACAGGCTCTGAAATCTGACCTTGGTCGGATTTCCAGCTTtgcatgtgaccttgggcaaagaaTGTATCCCTTCTGTTTGCCCATTAATTGAgaataataatatgtatttctagagattgtcataatgTCATCGCTCCATTTTGGTAATTATTTAACATAAACATGATTTCTGAGCCTAACAGACAGACATTTCCCTGAGTTTGCTTGATGACAAGCCACCTCTACATACAAGGTCACTCAGAGCTTTTAAAGGCTAAACTGTTGGCATTGTTAATTGCATTGTTGGTTTACTGTTCTATTTAGTACACCAGATGCTTAATATTTCAAAGTGGTTCCTTCAACAATCTCCTAAGTGTACCTATTGAGATCAGGTCTAGCTGCATGTGATAAATGTCTTATAAAAATAGagatttatttaccttttatgtAAAAGAAGTCTGGAGGTAGCAGTCCAGGCTGGTAGCGGATGGCCATGGTATCAGCGACTTATGTTCCTTCTATCATTTGGCTTCCGTCTCAAGATTACTGCGTGGTCCACAATGGCTGCTGGGGCTCCAGTCACTCATTTGCTTTCCATGCTGGAAAAAGAATAACGGGTCAGAAGATCTCACTCCCTCTCTATTAAGGACCTTCTAGAAGTGTAATTCAACCTTCCCACTTGTTTCTCATTGGTCAACATCTGGTTACTTGGTCACATCCAGCTGCCAGAAAGGCTAGGAAGACTTACCTTTCTAGCTATGAGCATGGCTTTCCCAACTAAATTCAGGATTCAGTTACGGAGAAGGGGGAGAATGGACGTTGAGTTATGGGATGGTCTGCTTACAATCTGCCACACCAGGTCCTCAAAACACAAAAGCCCGGGATAGAGCTGATTTGAAAGAGATTGAAAGATATTTACATTTAGTGTGACACAGGAGGAGTCTGACCCTTTGGCCCAAGGAGGACTGGACAGCTACAGCCTTCCCAGCTTCCCATGGGTATCTCCAAAACAGaaggatgaaagaagaaaaatcggACAAGGAAAGGGGAAAGTGAGGTATTCCTGCAGACAAGTCTCTTTCCCTGGCACAGAAACACACTTCTGCATTTCCATGTTTAcctaattttacattttaggGCGGCTACAGAGAGTTCaccatgattaaaaactctcaacttttaaagattctttatatatatttagaaaattctttATATAAAGATTCTTTATATGTGAATAACTGCTTCAAAAAGGTTAACAGAATTTCATGTGTTTTGTTAAAAGCAGCCCTGGCCCCAATATCCAGGCTCCACCAAAGGACATCAGGGCAAATGTCAGAATCTTTAGGTTGAGAAGAAACTCCAGATTTGAGCTTTTTCCCCTGCAGCTTGTCTGGCAGCTGAGAATCCTGCTCTGTGCAATGTTTTCTTTCTGCAGTCTGGTCCCACCCCTTATCAAAAGTGGTGCTGGTGCTAGTGATGCTTTTCAAACATTCTGGACAGTCTGACAGCATAGATGCCCTCTGAATGTAAGGCACTGGCTGTGATTAGAAGTGGACATCACAATCCAGAaaggaggagatatatgtatatgtagagctgattcattttgctgtaccgtataaactaacacaatattgtacacCAGCGACACTACAAttaaatagatatatatagagagagatagatagatagatattaagAAGCGGACATCACAGTCTCCTTGATCTTAGCAAACTGCATTGCATGGATATTTAGCATGTTAAATCTTGATTTTGATATAAGACTATTTCTATAGTACATGTAGTTTTCTTGAGCTAGGAAGTTACATTTCACTTTTTACTGATAGTTGAACTATCGTATAAATATGAAATTAGATGTTTTTCCCTGGTTTCTGAGGTAGATGGTAGCATATTGTTATAACTGTCAAAGCAGATCCGCAAGGGATTAAAGAGGATTTCAGGTTCTTAGCACACACGCATTTGTCCATGTTCCGTAACTTTTAGCCAGTCAccgttttcctctttctgtcttcctctgcCCTGACCCTAAGGGCAAgattatct
This window harbors:
- the C5H4orf19 gene encoding uncharacterized protein C4orf19 homolog; translation: MGCRCCKMLQSYLLDPVQVPSPGYVNEVNSCKLDEDDGVKLKGKQSREVLVHKDDPPSESSKRTTSRNKTAALQEPCGPPQGPLLPGDTAGGPCAEKTGGAVNGLGPAAALQLAGDPGCPQGDRGSWASATNKGYTTRPFLGGGSARQPDCVLLASGETRVIGNGDSSASGAAGHPAWEIPDHVLQIPAPDYPQLWGSADDDADHVDREEKDCLFKSHTEEEPGQGAPPGAGERGLNMPFSVKRSRDSLNKAVATEVLSVYLKEEDPAQDVPVVDSRNGWEETQGSPGDASGETVDEDAEVAEALAALEAATAGEDVDEAE